One region of Oryza glaberrima chromosome 7, OglaRS2, whole genome shotgun sequence genomic DNA includes:
- the LOC127778962 gene encoding rab GTPase-activating protein 22-like: MIKWGIGSSGTPADSYYEVRSDCTDDVPKSKFKIKAGKTLSVRKWQAAFSTDGCLDIASVLSRIQKGGVHPTVRGEVWEFLLGCFDPRSTFDEREEIRQIRRLQYARWKEDCREMDSHVGSGKVITAPLITEDGRPIKDPLVLLEATSSENTSDGTSTSSTNGNEIDESASRITDKLIIDWKLTLHQIGLDVLRTDRTMVFYENKENLSKLWDILAVYAWIDKDVGYCQGMSDLCSPMIVLLKDEADAFWCFEKLMRRLRGNFKCTDQSVGVANQLQYLASIIQVLDPKLHDHLEILGGGDYLFAFRMFMVLFRREVSFGDSLYLWEMMWALEYDPDIFFAACEDASAHKSKVSKSKLRGVRHFGKWDKDKDKENSKNGSEDTDGPVPISVFMVASVLKEKREKLLQEARGLDDLIRILNDVNGNLDAKKACAGALKLHKKYLKKVQTKKP, translated from the exons GCAGGAAAAACATTGAGTGTCCGGAAATGGCAGGCTGCATTTAGCACTGATGGTTGTCTTGATATTGCCTCAGTCCTAAGCCGGATACAAAAAGGA gGTGTGCATCCAACAGTAAGGGGAGAGGTTTGGGAGTTTTTACTTGGATGTTTTGATCCCAGGAGTACCTTTGATGAGAGGGAGGAAATCAGGCAAATAAGAAG GCTACAATATGCTAGATGGAAGGAAGACTGCCGAGAGATGGATTCTCATGTTGGTAGCGGGAAAGTGATCACAGCACCATTAATCACTGAGGATGGTAGACCCATCAAAGACCCTTTGGTTTTACTCGAGGCTACTTCATCCGAAAACACATCAGACGGTACTTCAACAAGCAGCACAAATGGAAATGAAATAGATGAATCTGCAAGCCGTATTACAGATAAGCTCATTATTGACTGGAAGCTTACTTTGCATCAAATTG GACTTGATGTGCTACGTACGGACCGCACCATGGTATTTTATGAGAACAAAGAAAATCTTTCCAAGTTGTGGGATATTCTAGCTGTGTATGCTTGGATTGATAAAGATGTTGGTTACTGTCAAG GAATGAGCGATTTATGCTCGCCAATGATCGTGCTACTCAAGGATGAAGCAGATGCCTTTTGGTGCTTTGAGAAATTGATGCGTAGATTG AGAGGAAATTTCAAATGCACGGATCAATCTGTGGGTGTGGCTAATCAACTTCAGTACCTTGCATCTATTATTCAGGTGCTTGATCCAAAGCTACATGACCACCTAG AAATACTTGGTGGAGGTGATTATCTTTTTGCATTTCGTATGTTCATGGTGCTATTTCGACGCGAAGTGTCATTTGGGGACTCCCTGTATCTCTGGGAG ATGATGTGGGCTCTGGAATATGATCCCGACATCTTCTTTGCCGCTTGTGaagatgcaagtgctcacaaaagTAAAGTATCTAAATCAAAATTGAGAGGGGTACGCCATTTTGGCAAGTGGGACAAAGACAAAGATAAAGAGAATTCGAAAAATGGATCTGAGGATACTGATGGTCCAGTTCCAATTTCAGTTTTCATGGTTGCAAGTGTTCtcaaggaaaaaagagaaaagctaTTACAGGAAGCTAGAGGACTGGATGATCTTATTAGG ATTCTGAATGATGTAAATGGAAATTTAGATGCCAAAAAAGCTTGTGCTGGTGCTTTGAAGCTTCATAAGAAATACCTGAAAAAA GTACAGACAAAGAAACCCTAA
- the LOC127780589 gene encoding bisdemethoxycurcumin synthase-like, which produces MATTSHVTVYDIRRAQRADTTAAVLAIGTANPVTCISQADYPDYYFRITNTEHLTDLKRKLNNLCQASGADKRFFHHNEEMIAAHPEFLDRATPSLDARLDIAAAAGPELAAQAAERAIVRWGRPAADITHLVVATNAGAQAPGADHRLASLLGLRPTVRRTMLHLSGCSAGAAALRLAKDLAENSRGARVLVACVELNVVAFHGPKEDYPQTLTCQGLFGDGAGVVIVGADAVRPVERPLFEMVAVSQAVIPGTEHALNMRLTEHGLDGHVSIKDLIPLAAANADELLSDAFRQLGLAGVEWNDLFWVVHPGAPSILDQIESALRLEPGKLAASRKVLREYGNMLGSMLIFVLDEQRRRMEEEEGGRSAEWGVMMGFGPGFTIETMVLHLPECPKEQ; this is translated from the exons ATGGCAACCACCAGCCATGTCACCGTCTACGACATCCGTCGTGCGCAGCGTGCagacaccaccgccgccgtgctggcCATCGGCACCGCGAACCCGGTCACCTGCATCTCCCAAGCCGACTACCCCGACTACTACTTCCGTATCACCAACACAGAGCACCTCACTGACCTCAAACGCAAACTCAACAACCTAT GCCAGGCATCAGGCGCCGACAAGCGTTTCTTCCACCACAACGAGGAGATGATTGCCGCGCACCCGGAGTTCCTCGACCGCGCCACGCCGTCGCTGGACGCCCGGCtggacatcgccgccgccgcggggccggagctcgcggcgcaggcggcggagagggccaTCGTCCGGTGGGGCCGCCCCGCGGCCGACATCACCCACCTCGTCGTGGCCACCAACGCGGGCGCGCAGGCCCCGGGCGCGGaccaccgcctcgcctcgctcctcggcctccgcccCACCGTGCGCCGCACCATGCTCCACCTCAGCGGCTGctccgcgggcgccgccgcgctgcgcctCGCCAAGGACCTCGCCGAGAAcagccgcggcgcgcgcgtcctCGTCGCCTGCGTCGAGCTCAACGTCGTCGCGTTCCATGGCCCCAAGGAGGACTACCCCCAGACGCTCACCTGCCAGGGACTgttcggcgacggcgccggcgtggtcatcgtcggcgccgacgccgtgcGCCCCGTCGAGCGCCCGCTCTTCGAGATGGTCGCCGTGTCGCAGGCCGTGATCCCGGGAACGGAGCACGCCCTCAACATGCGGCTCACGGAGCACGGCCTCGACGGCCACGTCTCCATCAAGGACCTCATACCTCTAGCGGCGGCcaacgccgacgagctcctgtCCGACGCGTTCCGGCagctcggcctcgccggcgtcgaatGGAACGATCTCTTCTGGGTGGTGCACCCTGGAGCCCCGTCGATCTTGGACcaaatcgagagcgctctccGGCTGGAGCCCGGGAAGCTGGCGGCGAGCCGGAAGGTGCTAAGGGAGTACGGCAACATGCTGGGCAGCATGCTGATCTTCGTGCTcgacgagcagcggcggcggatggaggaggaagaaggcggtcGATCAGCTGAGTGGGGGGTGATGATGGGGTTTGGACCTGGTTTCACCATTGAGACCATGGTGTTGCACTTGCCTGAATGCCCTAAAGAACAGTAA